ACCGCGGCTCCTACCGGGTGCGCCCGGCGCTCATCGCGCAGTACATCCGTGGCTGCATTTCGGTGGGCGAGCTGTCGCGTTGGACGGTGAGACTGGTGGGCACGCCCACCGGAAGGCCGCGCAAGATTGGCACTCAGCGACTTCGCCTCGTGACCCGTTCCCGTCCGGATGGCTTGCAACCGGAAGAAGGACGGCACACCATCAAGCGCGTGCTCAGTCCAGCGGACGAGAGCAGGGATCTCTCCGGTGAGCTCCGAACACGCGCGCTGGAAGCGACGAGCGCAGCGCGTCGGCTCGAAGCCGACCGCAAGGGGAAGGAGTTCAAGGAGCCGAACATCCCCACCGGGCAACCACTCCGGAGGTTCCGGCCCGTGCAGGAGCCGTTACTCCTGATCTACCCGATCGAACACCCCGAGGCTGAGAACGACGCCAACCTTCCTCCGTTGGTCGGCTTCGCGATCAGCTTCCCGTTCTCGGAGCACCCGACCGAGACCGAGTACGTTGTCAATGACGTCTGGAGGCAACTCGAGATCGATTTCTTCGATGACGAGGATCCGGACGAGTGACGATCCGAGAAGAAGACTGGGGGCCCCTCGAGGCTGAACACCACCCGTACGGCATCGTCGCCCGACGGCTTTTTCCACAATCGCCGCACGACATCTTCCTGGCGGTTCAGCAGCCAACCGGGAGACGGGTGCTCCTTCTGCGGGTGCCGGCATCTGCCGGTCAGACGGTGGTCGATCAGTTTCCGTCGTTGCCCAGCACCCGCGGTCTTGTGATCGAGTTCGCGACGGCGCCCGACGGCAGCACCGAGCTTCGGGTCGTCCTCACCGTGGACGAGCGGCGCGAGGTCTTCAATCCGCTGATCGCCGACATGGCTGCGACCGCACAGGCAGCGGTGGGCCCCGTTGAGGCTCTGACTGCGGCCATCGAGCGCTTCGAACACTGGCGTCATCTCCTCCAGTCCATCCGCGACACGGGGCTCAGTGAAGAGGCACGACGCGGTCTGTTCGGGGAGCTGATCGTCCTACGCGACCACCTTTGTCCGGTCCTGCCGCCTCAGGAGGCGGTGTCGGCCTGGCGTGGGCCGATCGGGACGAATCAGGACTTCGAGCTGGCCAACTGTGCCATCGAGGTCAAAACGGGGACGGGGAGAAACCCTCGGAGCATCGTCATCGCGAGCGAGCGTCAGCTCGATGACACCGGGACAGACCACCTGCTGCTGGCCCACCTGTCGCTGGACGAACGTCGGGGCGGCTCGGGCGAGTCGCTCAATGCCGTCGTCGACTCCCTGCGTCAGGCGTCACCGTCCGCGGCGGTACGAGCAGAACTTGATGATCGGCTCATCCGTGCCGGCTACCTTTCCGAACACCGGCATCTGTACGACGAGCTCCGCTACACCGTCCGGGGAACGGACTTCTGGCACGTCACCGACGACTTTCCGCGCATCACGGAGGCTGACCTACGGCCAGGGGTCGGGGGCTGCCGCTACCGAATCAGCACTGTCGGACTGGACCAGTACGGTGTATCCGCCGAGCGGGTCGCCAGGATTGTCAAGGGGGAGGCATGAGCCAGACCAGCCTGTCGGCTTACGCGCAGGAACTCGTCGCCGACGTGCTCGCCACAGCCGAGGCGGAGAACGCCACCGCTCCGGACACCTTCACCCGACGTGTTCTGGATGAGTTGGAGCAGGCCGGCGAGGTGGAGAACACCTTCACCGCGTACCACAAGGCCCTCGGTCTTGAGGTCAACGGCTACGGAATGAACGAGTCCCTCGGGACCCTGGATCTGTTCATCACCCAGTTCAGCCTTCAGCCGGAGGAAGCTCGCCTGACTCGGAGCCAAGCTGAGGGGCACTTCAAGCGGCTGCTGACCTTCGTGCGCAAGTGCCGTGACGGTCTCGCCAGGGACATTGATGAGTCGTCGGACGTGCATGACATGTGTGTCGCGGTTGAAAAGGCTCTGCCCAACGCTCCGCGGATCCGACTGTTCCTCCTGACGGACACCGTCAGCGCGGTTTCGACGCTGCCGCCCGGCGAGCTGGACGGTCTCACCGTCACCCACGAGGTCTGGGACATCAACCGGCTCCACCGGCTGGCTTCCTCGGGGACGCTCAGCGAGCCGATCGCGGTCGAGTTCGATCCACCGCTCCCCTGCCTCGCGACGCCCGAGACCGACCGCAACTACTCCGTCTTCCTAGCGATCATCCCGGGACAGGAGTTGGCCGACCTCTACGGCCGGCACGGCACACGGTTGCTGGAGCTGAATGTCCGGTCGTTCCTGCAGACCAAGGGTGGGGTCAACAAGGGGATCCGGGACACCCTTCTGCACAACCCGGACCGTTTTCTGGCCTACAACAATGGCATCACCGCCACAGCTTCGACCGTCGAGTTCACTGAACTGCCCGAGGGCGGTCAGGCGGTCAGCAAGATCCATGATCTGCAAATTGTCAACGGCGGTCAGACCACGGCCTCGATCCACTACGCGCACACGCGTGACAAGGCGGATCTCAGCCGCGTCCATGTACAGATGAAGCTGACCCGGGTCTCCCCCGACCGCCTGCAGGAAATCGTTCCGGAGATCTCCAAGTACTCGAACACCCAGAACAAGGTCACGGTCGTCGACTTCAGCTCGAACCACCCGTTCCACGTTGCCATCGAACAGGTCACGCGATCACTCTGGGCACCGGCTGCGGACGGAAGCGGGCAGGAGACGAAGTGGTTCTACGAACGCGCCCGAGGGCAGTACACCGACGCCCTAGCCCGCGAACGCACCCCAGCCAATCAGCGCAAGTTCAAGAGCCTGCATCCGACCG
Above is a window of Micromonospora coriariae DNA encoding:
- a CDS encoding PD-(D/E)XK motif protein; its protein translation is MTIREEDWGPLEAEHHPYGIVARRLFPQSPHDIFLAVQQPTGRRVLLLRVPASAGQTVVDQFPSLPSTRGLVIEFATAPDGSTELRVVLTVDERREVFNPLIADMAATAQAAVGPVEALTAAIERFEHWRHLLQSIRDTGLSEEARRGLFGELIVLRDHLCPVLPPQEAVSAWRGPIGTNQDFELANCAIEVKTGTGRNPRSIVIASERQLDDTGTDHLLLAHLSLDERRGGSGESLNAVVDSLRQASPSAAVRAELDDRLIRAGYLSEHRHLYDELRYTVRGTDFWHVTDDFPRITEADLRPGVGGCRYRISTVGLDQYGVSAERVARIVKGEA
- a CDS encoding AIPR family protein, producing MSQTSLSAYAQELVADVLATAEAENATAPDTFTRRVLDELEQAGEVENTFTAYHKALGLEVNGYGMNESLGTLDLFITQFSLQPEEARLTRSQAEGHFKRLLTFVRKCRDGLARDIDESSDVHDMCVAVEKALPNAPRIRLFLLTDTVSAVSTLPPGELDGLTVTHEVWDINRLHRLASSGTLSEPIAVEFDPPLPCLATPETDRNYSVFLAIIPGQELADLYGRHGTRLLELNVRSFLQTKGGVNKGIRDTLLHNPDRFLAYNNGITATASTVEFTELPEGGQAVSKIHDLQIVNGGQTTASIHYAHTRDKADLSRVHVQMKLTRVSPDRLQEIVPEISKYSNTQNKVTVVDFSSNHPFHVAIEQVTRSLWAPAADGSGQETKWFYERARGQYTDALARERTPANQRKFKSLHPTAQKFTKADAAKFIHSWAGLPYLVSRGAEKNFRELMMRMGDNAPEVDKSYAQRLLAKAMLFKATDKIVAARDFGGYKINITSYSIARLVEATNRRVDLDRIWREQGLSPALAAALDDLCAPVREVIVNPLRGGANIGEWAKRPDCWESVLAIPWTVPDDLAAELADQPLEDSAPTASDETTAGDVALVMAVSAPGWFALAKWAKETRNLQPWQRQLAETVGRYINNSWPVAEKQASQVLRVMAEAQRLGFKSAP